Proteins co-encoded in one Acidobacteriota bacterium genomic window:
- a CDS encoding NAD-dependent epimerase/dehydratase family protein, translating to MPADAPRVLVTGGAGFLGINLVRYLHARGYAVTSLDLEPFTYPDMRPLIREVRGDIRTRTDVDTALEGCRHVVHCAAALPLYSPEDIHTTDVVGTRIMLEHAQRHGVERFVHISSTAVYGIPDHHPLLETDRLHGVGPYGIAKVEAEQVAEEFRAAGMVVPVLRPKSFIGPERLGVFALLYDWALDKRNFPMIGNGRNRYQLLDVEDLCEAILRCLQMPVAAVNDTFNIGAKEFLTMREDYQVVLDRAGFGKRIVGFPAAPAIWGLRFLEALGVSPLYKWVYETASKDSFVSIEKAERQLELTPRFSNRDALLRNFEWYIAHRDQFAQASGISHRVPWKQGAIGLLKRFF from the coding sequence GTGCCGGCCGACGCGCCACGCGTACTCGTCACCGGCGGCGCCGGCTTCCTCGGCATCAACCTCGTTCGCTACCTGCACGCCCGCGGCTATGCGGTGACGTCGCTCGACCTCGAGCCGTTCACCTACCCCGACATGAGGCCACTCATTCGCGAGGTTCGCGGCGACATCCGCACGCGTACCGACGTCGACACGGCGCTCGAGGGCTGTCGCCACGTGGTGCACTGCGCGGCCGCCCTGCCGCTCTATTCGCCCGAAGACATTCACACGACCGACGTCGTCGGCACGCGGATCATGCTGGAGCATGCGCAGCGCCACGGCGTCGAGCGGTTCGTGCACATCTCGTCCACGGCCGTGTACGGCATCCCCGATCACCATCCGCTGCTCGAGACCGACAGGCTGCACGGCGTGGGGCCGTATGGCATCGCGAAGGTGGAGGCCGAGCAGGTGGCCGAGGAGTTCCGTGCGGCGGGAATGGTGGTGCCGGTACTCCGGCCCAAGTCGTTCATCGGCCCGGAGCGCCTCGGCGTGTTCGCGCTGCTCTACGACTGGGCGCTCGACAAGCGCAACTTCCCGATGATCGGCAACGGCCGCAACAGGTATCAGCTGCTCGACGTCGAGGATCTGTGCGAGGCGATCCTGCGCTGTCTGCAGATGCCCGTCGCGGCCGTCAACGACACGTTCAACATCGGCGCGAAGGAGTTCCTCACGATGCGCGAGGACTACCAGGTCGTGCTCGATCGCGCCGGCTTCGGCAAGCGCATCGTCGGCTTCCCCGCCGCACCCGCGATCTGGGGGCTCAGGTTCCTCGAAGCCCTCGGCGTGTCGCCGCTCTACAAGTGGGTGTACGAGACGGCATCGAAGGATTCGTTCGTCTCGATCGAAAAGGCCGAACGCCAGCTGGAACTCACGCCGCGGTTCTCCAACCGCGACGCCCTGCTGCGCAACTTC